In the Chlorobium limicola DSM 245 genome, one interval contains:
- a CDS encoding cbb3-type cytochrome c oxidase subunit I, with protein sequence MSETGYEYRVVRGFAFSALFWLVIGLVVGLWIAFEMFNPALNLTPWLSFGRLRVVHTNGLGLGFGLAGIFATSYYILQRLTRAPLAFPKLALAHLYLFNAAIALAALSLFMGMNTTREYAELEWPLDVGVVILWVMYAINVFGTLLKRQEKQMYISLWYIIAMTVTIAVLYIVNNLAVPVTLFKSYSLYAGANDANVEWWYGHNIVGFIFTVPVLAMFYYFLPKATGLPIYSHRLSIISFWALIFAYLWTGAHHLMLTPLPEWIQTVAIAFSIFLIAPSWGSVVNGYYTLQGNWDQMRSNYLVKFFILGITFYGLQTLQGPLQGLRTLNAFFHYTDWVVGHVHMGTMGWVAMVISASFYYMIPRITGNELHSVKLANMHFWLILGGQLTWTITMWIGGIQQGAMWKATNPDGSLMYNFLDSVTSLYPYYKLRFAAGLVYFVGILIFVYNLVMTVRKRPVEA encoded by the coding sequence ATGAGCGAAACGGGGTATGAGTACAGGGTTGTGCGAGGATTCGCATTTTCAGCCCTGTTCTGGCTGGTTATCGGTCTTGTAGTCGGGTTATGGATTGCTTTCGAGATGTTCAATCCGGCGCTTAACCTCACCCCCTGGCTCAGTTTCGGCAGGCTGCGGGTCGTGCATACGAACGGCCTTGGCCTCGGCTTCGGTCTTGCCGGCATCTTTGCAACATCCTATTACATTCTGCAGCGCCTTACCCGGGCTCCTCTTGCTTTTCCAAAGCTTGCTCTTGCCCACCTCTACCTCTTCAATGCAGCCATCGCCCTTGCCGCCCTGAGCCTCTTCATGGGCATGAACACCACAAGGGAGTATGCCGAACTGGAGTGGCCTCTCGATGTGGGCGTAGTTATCCTCTGGGTCATGTACGCGATCAACGTTTTCGGCACGCTCCTTAAACGTCAGGAAAAACAGATGTACATTTCCCTCTGGTACATCATCGCCATGACCGTCACCATCGCCGTCCTCTACATCGTCAACAACCTCGCAGTTCCGGTCACCCTCTTCAAGTCCTACAGCCTTTACGCCGGAGCCAACGACGCCAACGTGGAGTGGTGGTACGGCCATAACATCGTGGGATTCATCTTTACCGTACCGGTTCTGGCCATGTTCTATTACTTTCTGCCAAAAGCCACAGGACTGCCGATCTACAGCCACCGGCTTTCCATCATTTCTTTCTGGGCGCTCATCTTCGCCTATCTCTGGACCGGTGCGCACCACCTCATGCTCACCCCGCTTCCCGAATGGATACAGACCGTGGCAATCGCTTTCAGCATCTTCCTGATCGCACCCTCATGGGGTTCGGTCGTAAACGGTTACTACACCCTGCAGGGCAACTGGGACCAGATGCGCTCGAACTATCTCGTGAAGTTCTTCATACTCGGCATAACCTTCTACGGCCTGCAGACGCTCCAGGGGCCTCTGCAGGGTCTGCGCACGCTCAATGCATTCTTCCACTACACCGACTGGGTTGTCGGCCATGTACACATGGGAACCATGGGATGGGTCGCCATGGTCATCTCGGCCTCATTCTATTACATGATCCCGCGTATCACCGGAAACGAACTGCACAGCGTCAAACTCGCCAACATGCATTTCTGGCTCATTCTCGGAGGCCAGCTCACCTGGACCATCACCATGTGGATCGGAGGCATCCAGCAGGGAGCCATGTGGAAAGCAACCAACCCGGACGGGTCTCTGATGTACAATTTCCTCGACTCGGTCACCTCGCTCTATCCTTACTACAAGCTGCGTTTCGCTGCGGGCCTGGTCTACTTTGTCGGTATCCTGATTTTCGTCTACAACCTTGTCATGACCGTCAGAAAACGGCCAGTGGAAGCATAG
- the ccoO gene encoding cytochrome-c oxidase, cbb3-type subunit II — MGIYSKPVVFAVLSALVILVGTIVTVFIPLFMPSTQPVSPLIKPYTAIELEGRDLYIREGCNNCHTQTVRPLRTEVLRYGEYSKPEEFAYDRPFLWGSRRTGPDLNRIGGKYPDSWHYRHMQSPQGMFEKSNMPPYGWLAENPLDTRYSIKKISVLGYGYSAAEVERQIAEYKAKVTAADYDSKETRDQVTPEKLRNDLTEMDAMIAYLQKLGRDVKNLEATK, encoded by the coding sequence ATGGGGATCTATTCGAAACCGGTTGTTTTTGCTGTGCTGTCGGCATTGGTGATTCTTGTCGGAACCATCGTAACGGTGTTCATTCCGCTTTTCATGCCATCGACACAGCCGGTAAGCCCGCTCATAAAACCATACACCGCAATCGAACTTGAAGGCCGGGATCTGTACATCCGGGAGGGCTGCAACAACTGCCATACCCAGACCGTTCGCCCGCTGAGAACCGAAGTTCTGCGTTACGGCGAATATTCCAAACCCGAAGAGTTCGCTTACGACCGCCCCTTCCTCTGGGGTTCCCGCCGTACCGGACCGGATCTGAACAGGATTGGCGGAAAGTACCCCGACTCGTGGCACTACCGCCACATGCAGAGTCCGCAGGGCATGTTCGAAAAATCCAATATGCCTCCGTACGGATGGCTTGCCGAAAACCCGCTCGACACAAGATATTCTATCAAAAAAATATCGGTGCTGGGGTATGGGTACAGTGCTGCTGAGGTGGAGCGGCAGATTGCGGAATACAAGGCAAAGGTCACCGCAGCCGACTACGACTCGAAAGAGACCCGCGATCAGGTAACTCCCGAAAAGCTTCGCAACGATCTCACCGAAATGGATGCCATGATCGCCTATCTGCAGAAACTCGGCCGGGACGTCAAAAATCTGGAGGCAACGAAATGA
- a CDS encoding cbb3-type cytochrome c oxidase subunit 3, translating to MNFSQLAYLFFTISLAAVFAGIIAYYYNPSRKQVVEQPKHSMLEHDE from the coding sequence ATGAACTTCTCACAGCTCGCGTACCTCTTCTTCACCATATCGCTTGCAGCCGTGTTCGCAGGCATCATTGCCTACTACTACAACCCCAGTAGGAAACAGGTGGTTGAACAGCCAAAGCATTCCATGCTGGAACATGATGAATAG
- a CDS encoding c-type cytochrome, translating into MHDTGEPGEGHNSIPKGWLLFFFGVIIFLVWYIVSYTPAISGWSFYRGFEEEMAKAVPAASQSPGTPDKYSGQPAAIAEGKAIYAESCAACHNADATGGIGPNLTVTLKYGSTAQDIYESVANGRPNGMPPFMQQLGKERIYKLAAFLESVKK; encoded by the coding sequence ATGCACGATACAGGAGAACCCGGAGAGGGCCATAACAGCATCCCGAAGGGATGGCTGCTCTTCTTTTTCGGCGTCATCATCTTTCTGGTCTGGTACATCGTTTCCTATACGCCGGCTATTTCAGGCTGGTCGTTTTACAGGGGATTTGAAGAAGAGATGGCAAAAGCCGTTCCCGCGGCGAGCCAGAGCCCAGGGACTCCCGACAAGTACAGCGGCCAGCCGGCAGCCATTGCAGAAGGCAAGGCAATATATGCCGAAAGCTGCGCAGCATGCCACAATGCCGACGCAACGGGCGGTATCGGCCCGAACCTCACGGTAACACTGAAATACGGCTCGACCGCTCAGGATATCTATGAATCGGTGGCCAACGGAAGACCGAACGGCATGCCTCCATTCATGCAGCAGCTTGGAAAAGAGCGGATCTATAAGCTTGCAGCCTTTCTGGAAAGTGTGAAGAAATAG
- a CDS encoding 4Fe-4S dicluster domain-containing protein: MWKKYRRTVQLLQALLITGLPFIRINGQSALRFDIGELKLYFFGTVIWIREFYLLLAAILFMLLFITFVTAVFGRIWCGWLCPQTVLLDLSESLAARFGIKNSKTVRNILLLPVAALVSLTMIWYFVPPPETMKGLFVSLPVTAFFLVLWMLVYLELAFLGRKFCMSICPYAMMQNALFDKDTLVIEYDKSRDDTCMKCDSCVKVCPVGIDIKAGLSTRCIACAECIDACSAKSEPRGLAPFPNYKGKILRAKTFWMGGITAAAGMLLILIITLRPPVDFLITRDQEQLPEGLNRYSWTVYNNSGKTLDLELSAAPDVTVIGEHSVTLKAYEVARGKVLLKASGSVQKVRFTLIGSGISIHKDTGFL; encoded by the coding sequence GTGTGGAAAAAATACAGAAGAACGGTTCAACTACTGCAAGCCCTGCTCATCACAGGGCTTCCTTTTATCAGGATCAATGGCCAGAGCGCCCTGCGTTTCGATATCGGCGAACTTAAACTCTACTTTTTCGGTACGGTCATCTGGATAAGGGAGTTCTACCTGCTGCTTGCGGCCATTCTCTTCATGCTGCTCTTCATTACCTTTGTAACGGCTGTATTCGGGCGAATCTGGTGCGGCTGGCTATGCCCCCAAACGGTACTGCTCGATCTCTCCGAAAGCCTTGCCGCCCGGTTCGGCATAAAAAACAGCAAAACCGTAAGGAACATCCTGCTGCTCCCCGTCGCGGCGCTTGTATCGCTTACGATGATCTGGTACTTCGTGCCCCCGCCGGAAACGATGAAGGGCCTCTTCGTCTCCCTGCCGGTTACCGCTTTTTTTCTTGTCCTCTGGATGCTGGTTTACCTTGAACTCGCCTTTCTCGGAAGAAAATTCTGCATGTCGATCTGCCCTTACGCCATGATGCAGAATGCGCTGTTCGACAAAGATACCCTCGTCATCGAATACGACAAATCGCGCGATGATACCTGCATGAAATGCGACTCCTGCGTAAAAGTCTGTCCGGTCGGCATCGACATCAAGGCGGGACTCAGTACAAGGTGCATTGCATGCGCCGAGTGCATCGATGCATGCAGCGCAAAGAGCGAACCTCGCGGTCTTGCGCCTTTCCCGAACTACAAGGGAAAGATATTGAGAGCGAAAACATTCTGGATGGGAGGCATTACCGCAGCAGCCGGCATGCTGCTGATCCTTATCATAACCTTGCGTCCCCCCGTGGATTTTCTCATTACCCGGGACCAGGAACAGCTTCCGGAAGGACTGAACCGTTACTCCTGGACGGTCTACAACAACAGCGGGAAAACGCTCGACCTTGAACTTTCTGCGGCTCCGGACGTTACTGTTATCGGAGAGCACTCCGTAACGCTCAAAGCGTACGAAGTGGCACGCGGCAAGGTTTTGCTTAAAGCCTCCGGAAGCGTTCAAAAAGTCCGGTTCACGCTCATCGGCAGCGGCATATCAATCCATAAGGATACAGGTTTTCTATGA
- a CDS encoding FixH family protein, whose amino-acid sequence MKLFLIALYSLFILAMASGITIAYRQAEGLVEPDYYEKASAYFSTKSTESSSGLSVVLPDSMQKGANEVHVTIATHGEPLRNAHVTFFVGNLSKKTYDKTVLMKETEPGSYRTTAVIPFEGVWLARVDINKEQLQTSRKWFIELN is encoded by the coding sequence ATGAAACTCTTTCTCATCGCGCTCTACTCTCTTTTTATCCTGGCCATGGCAAGCGGGATCACCATAGCCTACCGACAGGCAGAGGGGCTTGTGGAACCCGACTACTATGAAAAAGCGAGTGCTTACTTCAGCACGAAATCCACCGAATCGTCAAGCGGACTCTCCGTCGTCCTGCCGGACTCCATGCAAAAAGGAGCCAATGAGGTCCATGTTACGATTGCAACCCACGGCGAGCCGCTCAGGAATGCCCATGTGACATTCTTCGTAGGAAACCTGTCGAAAAAGACATACGACAAAACTGTGCTCATGAAAGAGACGGAACCGGGCAGCTACCGGACAACAGCCGTAATCCCTTTCGAAGGCGTATGGCTTGCCCGGGTGGATATCAATAAAGAACAACTCCAAACATCAAGAAAATGGTTTATCGAACTCAACTGA
- a CDS encoding heavy metal translocating P-type ATPase has product MSGTEPASGTVRCEHCLREVPLSAALKAEIDGSVKYFCCHGCLGVYELVHGASLDAFYEQRCQWLPGAPSFEKTDPHAFGSTIVKTADGCRIDLQLSGIRCASCVWLIEKYLSKQDGVHSVRVNYATNRAAIHWNPEATGLDAILDMLHSLGYTARPVRSGGTTESLAREKQELLLRFGTAGFFSMQLMLIVAALYAGFFQGIGTEYRLAFQLISWALATPVVLYSGYPFLAGALRSIRSLNPNMDLLVALGSLSAYLYSIAMIPLGGEVFFDTSAMIVTFILLGRFLEAGSRLKAGNAIVALAGLQPQEAVLAKENGERRTVSLDQVPPGSIIEIIPGAKIPLDATVIGGEAEINESMLTGESLPVMKRSGSNIFAGTVNGNGRLLARVSGSPGETLLAGIIRTVEEAQSRRAPVQQLADRVAGYFVPAILLIALLTFLYRMNFGGQSSVSALMNAVSVLVIACPCALGLATPLAILVGSTAAGKEGVLIKGGDIFETVSKTTLVAFDKTGTITRGKPSITDIVDFGTTPDLLRYAASLESASEHPAGKAIATGWIGELLPVEAFRAFPGQGVSGTLQHETWLAGSTAFMLQNQVAITPEQQAQSQKIEDEGKTVVMLARGTRPAGMIGLIDEIRDDLPELLSALRRRGMKIMMLTGDNPGVASRIAARCGITDLQAGLSPAGKASVIEKLKAAGETVMMVGDGINDAPALAAADTGVTLGSATGIALESAGVAVLTDRLLLVDTLIEHSKRCFSVIRQNLAWAFLYNLAAVPLAVSGMLHPIVAAMLMASSSLIVVGNSLRLQKTRT; this is encoded by the coding sequence ATGTCAGGGACTGAGCCTGCCTCCGGAACAGTCCGTTGCGAGCACTGCCTGAGGGAAGTACCTCTGTCAGCGGCACTCAAAGCGGAGATCGACGGTTCGGTAAAATATTTCTGCTGTCACGGCTGCCTGGGAGTCTACGAGCTTGTACACGGCGCATCGCTTGACGCGTTCTACGAACAACGCTGCCAGTGGCTGCCTGGCGCTCCATCCTTCGAAAAAACGGATCCCCATGCGTTCGGTTCGACCATCGTTAAAACGGCGGACGGCTGCCGCATAGACCTGCAGCTTTCCGGCATACGGTGTGCTTCATGCGTCTGGCTGATTGAAAAATACCTCTCTAAACAGGATGGCGTCCATTCCGTCAGGGTGAACTACGCCACGAACAGGGCCGCCATCCACTGGAATCCCGAAGCGACCGGGCTCGACGCCATTCTCGATATGCTGCACTCGCTGGGTTATACGGCACGACCCGTGCGAAGCGGCGGCACGACGGAAAGCCTTGCAAGGGAAAAGCAGGAGCTGCTGCTCCGGTTCGGAACCGCCGGTTTCTTCTCGATGCAGCTCATGCTGATTGTTGCCGCGCTCTATGCCGGCTTTTTTCAGGGTATCGGAACCGAGTACAGGCTCGCGTTTCAGCTGATCTCCTGGGCGCTGGCAACGCCGGTCGTGCTCTATTCCGGCTACCCGTTCCTTGCCGGCGCGCTGCGATCCATCCGTTCGCTGAACCCAAACATGGACCTGCTCGTCGCACTCGGTTCGCTTTCGGCCTATCTCTACAGCATCGCCATGATCCCGCTGGGCGGGGAGGTTTTCTTCGACACCTCCGCCATGATCGTCACCTTCATCCTGCTCGGGCGGTTCCTCGAAGCCGGCTCGCGTCTCAAGGCAGGCAACGCCATCGTTGCGCTTGCCGGCCTGCAACCGCAGGAAGCTGTACTGGCAAAGGAAAACGGGGAGCGCCGGACGGTCTCCCTCGATCAGGTCCCGCCCGGCAGCATCATCGAAATCATTCCCGGAGCGAAAATTCCCCTCGACGCCACGGTTATCGGGGGAGAAGCGGAAATCAACGAATCGATGCTGACCGGCGAGTCACTTCCCGTCATGAAAAGATCCGGAAGCAACATCTTTGCAGGAACGGTGAACGGCAACGGGCGCCTGCTTGCCCGCGTCAGCGGAAGTCCCGGAGAGACACTGCTTGCCGGTATCATCAGAACCGTCGAAGAGGCCCAGTCGCGCAGGGCCCCCGTACAGCAGCTTGCCGACAGGGTTGCCGGATACTTCGTGCCGGCCATCCTGCTGATCGCGCTTCTGACCTTTCTCTACAGGATGAATTTCGGCGGCCAAAGTTCAGTCAGTGCGCTCATGAACGCGGTCTCGGTTCTCGTGATCGCCTGCCCCTGCGCGCTGGGCCTCGCCACTCCCCTTGCCATTCTCGTTGGTTCTACTGCTGCGGGAAAAGAGGGGGTGCTCATCAAGGGGGGAGATATCTTCGAAACCGTCTCGAAAACAACCCTCGTGGCGTTCGATAAAACCGGCACCATCACCCGGGGCAAACCCTCGATTACCGACATCGTGGATTTCGGCACAACTCCGGACCTGCTCCGGTATGCCGCATCGCTGGAATCGGCTTCGGAACATCCGGCAGGAAAAGCCATAGCGACAGGATGGATCGGGGAACTGCTGCCTGTAGAAGCATTCCGGGCTTTTCCGGGCCAAGGGGTTTCCGGCACCCTGCAGCATGAAACATGGCTGGCAGGATCGACTGCCTTCATGCTGCAGAATCAGGTGGCGATCACCCCTGAACAACAAGCACAATCACAAAAAATCGAGGACGAAGGAAAAACCGTGGTCATGCTCGCCCGGGGAACCCGGCCCGCAGGCATGATCGGCCTCATCGACGAGATCCGCGACGACCTGCCGGAACTGCTCTCCGCCCTCCGGCGGCGAGGAATGAAAATCATGATGCTGACCGGCGACAATCCCGGAGTGGCGTCCCGGATCGCAGCACGATGCGGCATAACCGACCTGCAGGCCGGACTGTCGCCTGCCGGAAAGGCTTCGGTCATCGAAAAGCTCAAGGCGGCAGGAGAAACCGTCATGATGGTAGGCGACGGCATCAACGACGCGCCCGCGCTTGCAGCTGCCGACACAGGGGTCACGCTCGGCAGCGCTACCGGCATCGCGCTTGAAAGCGCCGGAGTCGCCGTACTCACCGACAGGCTGCTCCTTGTCGATACCCTTATAGAACACTCGAAACGGTGCTTCTCGGTCATCCGCCAGAACCTTGCCTGGGCGTTTCTCTACAATCTTGCCGCCGTGCCGCTTGCTGTTTCCGGCATGCTTCACCCCATCGTCGCCGCGATGCTGATGGCATCGAGCTCGCTTATCGTGGTCGGCAACTCGCTGCGGCTGCAGAAAACCCGTACATGA
- the ccoS gene encoding cbb3-type cytochrome oxidase assembly protein CcoS produces MDSIYYLIIIGFVFGTAAWLLFIWAVRSGQFDDPEAPKYRMLDDDDEQLHAPSADKTRKSAK; encoded by the coding sequence ATGGACAGCATCTACTACCTCATCATCATCGGGTTCGTCTTCGGCACGGCCGCATGGCTCCTCTTCATCTGGGCGGTCCGCAGCGGTCAGTTCGACGACCCGGAAGCCCCGAAATACCGCATGCTCGACGACGATGACGAACAACTGCATGCGCCGTCGGCAGACAAAACCCGTAAATCAGCCAAATGA
- a CDS encoding sulfite exporter TauE/SafE family protein produces MMSTISNTAITMFITGLTGGFGHCISMCGPIVAAYSLGETRKGMLHHLLYNAGRVTTYTVLGAAIGLSGSFLVLTASIERFQTIIMVLAGLSIILMGLATLDILPAGKTINSCSWIMPRIGKLMNLFRGSRSIGAYYPMGVLLGFLPCGLTYTALLTAGRTAMEAENHAAGLLQGGLIMLCFGLGTIPSLLVVGKAIHLFSEKSRKTLYRIAGAIMILTGIYFTLSAF; encoded by the coding sequence ATGATGAGTACCATTTCCAATACCGCAATCACCATGTTCATCACCGGACTGACCGGGGGATTCGGCCACTGCATCAGCATGTGCGGACCGATCGTAGCCGCCTACTCGCTGGGAGAGACCCGCAAAGGCATGCTGCACCACCTGCTTTACAACGCAGGAAGGGTTACAACCTATACCGTGCTCGGCGCCGCTATCGGCCTTTCCGGCTCTTTTCTCGTACTGACAGCATCCATCGAACGCTTCCAGACCATCATCATGGTGCTTGCGGGCCTCTCGATCATCCTGATGGGACTAGCCACGCTCGACATACTGCCTGCGGGAAAAACCATCAACAGCTGCTCGTGGATCATGCCCCGCATCGGAAAACTCATGAACCTTTTCAGGGGATCCCGTTCCATCGGAGCCTATTACCCCATGGGGGTGCTGCTCGGCTTTCTGCCCTGCGGCCTCACCTATACGGCGCTGCTGACTGCCGGACGAACAGCCATGGAGGCAGAGAATCATGCCGCCGGACTTCTTCAGGGCGGTCTCATCATGCTTTGCTTCGGTCTCGGTACCATACCATCCTTACTCGTTGTCGGCAAGGCCATCCACCTTTTCAGCGAAAAGTCCCGCAAAACCCTGTACCGCATTGCCGGAGCAATCATGATCCTTACCGGCATCTACTTCACTTTGTCTGCGTTCTGA
- a CDS encoding cytochrome ubiquinol oxidase subunit I has protein sequence MDTLMLARLQFALTSVFHFFFVPLTLGLSIFTAIMETAWVRTGEEKYRKLTKFWGKLFLINFAVGVVTGIVMEFQFGMNWSEYSRFVGDIFGVPLAIEALLAFFLESVFLGIWVFGWNKIPKALHAASIWLVAIGSNLSALWILVANSFMQSPVGYRMAADGSRAEMIDFSALLFNPYVWKQFPHVLAGGLVTGGFLVIAVSSWHLVRNSKERSEFETSMKFGAIYAFIGTILVTLAGHTQMQDLIESQPMKVAAAEALWETENPASFSLFTVGNEKELKDVFAIRIPGMLSFLAYNSFEGEVKGIKDLQKEYEIKYGPGNYIPSIITAYWSFRFMVGAGTLMLLVSLIALYKVIRENYTFSPLLGTLLFWSFLLPYIANSSGWILAEMGRQPWIVFGLLKTEDAVSPASVVSSTELLISLVVFVLIYGLLTLVDVFLLKKHAAAGLEAAE, from the coding sequence ATGGACACACTCATGCTTGCGCGGCTTCAGTTCGCGCTCACCTCCGTTTTTCACTTCTTCTTCGTACCGCTCACGCTCGGCCTTTCCATCTTCACGGCGATCATGGAAACCGCCTGGGTCAGGACGGGTGAGGAAAAGTACCGGAAGCTGACGAAGTTCTGGGGCAAACTGTTCCTTATCAACTTTGCGGTCGGCGTCGTGACCGGAATCGTCATGGAGTTCCAGTTCGGCATGAACTGGTCGGAGTACTCCCGCTTTGTGGGCGACATCTTCGGCGTTCCGCTCGCCATTGAAGCGCTGCTCGCCTTTTTCCTCGAATCGGTTTTTCTCGGTATATGGGTATTCGGATGGAATAAAATCCCCAAAGCCCTCCACGCCGCATCGATCTGGCTGGTCGCCATCGGCTCGAACCTTTCGGCGCTCTGGATTCTCGTGGCAAACTCCTTCATGCAGTCTCCTGTCGGCTACAGAATGGCTGCGGACGGCTCCAGGGCAGAGATGATCGACTTTTCAGCACTGCTTTTCAATCCCTACGTCTGGAAGCAGTTCCCGCATGTTCTGGCCGGCGGGCTCGTCACCGGAGGATTTCTCGTCATAGCCGTCAGCTCATGGCACCTTGTCAGAAATTCGAAGGAGCGCAGCGAATTCGAGACGTCAATGAAATTCGGCGCCATCTACGCCTTTATCGGCACCATACTCGTCACCCTTGCCGGACACACCCAGATGCAGGATCTCATCGAATCCCAGCCCATGAAAGTCGCCGCTGCCGAAGCGCTATGGGAAACCGAAAATCCTGCAAGCTTCTCACTCTTCACGGTCGGAAATGAAAAAGAACTTAAAGACGTCTTTGCCATCCGTATACCCGGCATGCTCTCCTTCCTGGCCTACAACTCCTTCGAAGGCGAAGTCAAAGGCATCAAGGATCTGCAGAAGGAGTACGAAATCAAATACGGTCCGGGCAACTACATTCCCTCCATCATCACGGCCTACTGGAGTTTCCGGTTCATGGTCGGCGCAGGAACGCTCATGCTTCTTGTATCGCTCATTGCACTCTACAAGGTGATCAGGGAAAACTACACATTCTCCCCGTTGCTGGGAACGCTCCTTTTCTGGTCGTTCCTGCTACCCTACATTGCAAATTCTTCGGGATGGATTCTGGCCGAAATGGGCCGCCAGCCATGGATAGTCTTCGGCCTTCTGAAAACCGAGGATGCCGTTTCTCCGGCATCGGTTGTCAGCAGCACGGAACTGCTCATCTCACTTGTCGTCTTCGTACTCATCTACGGGCTGCTCACGCTCGTCGATGTTTTCCTCTTGAAAAAACACGCAGCAGCAGGCCTTGAAGCTGCCGAATAA